A stretch of the Gemmatimonadaceae bacterium genome encodes the following:
- a CDS encoding efflux RND transporter permease subunit, producing the protein MKSANSEAQDGFAQITTEFEFSKPLRDATQEIRDAIGANSGTCREEMEVILRRFNGTDAPIVTLSRCFSTSLTPAQLTLIADPGITRELRSIPQGSRRESHRRGENADSPSISTRSGCGR; encoded by the coding sequence GTGAAGAGCGCTAACAGCGAGGCGCAGGACGGTTTCGCGCAGATCACCACCGAGTTCGAATTTTCCAAGCCGTTGCGGGATGCCACACAGGAGATTCGCGACGCCATCGGCGCAAACAGCGGGACCTGCCGCGAGGAGATGGAAGTGATCCTCCGGCGCTTCAATGGGACCGACGCACCGATCGTCACGCTCTCCCGGTGTTTTTCCACGTCGCTGACCCCGGCGCAGTTGACGCTCATCGCCGATCCGGGCATCACGCGGGAACTGCGTTCGATTCCCCAGGGTAGCCGACGTGAAAGTCACCGACGCGGTGAAAACGCAGACTCACCATCAATCTCGACCCGCAGCGGCTGCGGGCGGTAA
- a CDS encoding efflux RND transporter permease subunit produces MSMLALAGFRTGRAVPTEDQRRFPVVQPPVVQTTILYPGAGPEQVEREVLEADRGNHSGPSQA; encoded by the coding sequence GTGTCCATGCTGGCGCTGGCGGGATTCCGGACTGGTCGCGCTGTTCCGACTGAAGACCAACGCAGGTTTCCGGTGGTGCAGCCGCCGGTGGTGCAGACCACCATATTGTATCCCGGTGCCGGACCCGAGCAGGTGGAACGTGAAGTGCTGGAAGCCGATCGAGGAAACCATTCAGGGCCATCTCAGGCGTGA
- a CDS encoding TolC family protein, giving the protein MVHHANLRVGIQFQSRPHRVAATLHRGRATANIRAAQAGRESAEIGITSAQAQAQLDVTQAYYDALLADRLLTISDSTLVQAERTLRQVQLTRSVGSTSEFELIRARVTRDNQRPGWLQARTARDLAYDATAPTTQPRRRTGGRAHRQHR; this is encoded by the coding sequence GAATCTTCGCGTCGGAATACAATTTCAATCTCGGCCTCACCGCGTCGCAGCCACTCTACACCGGGGGCGGGCCACCGCCAACATTCGCGCCGCACAGGCCGGACGCGAGTCGGCGGAGATTGGCATCACCAGCGCGCAAGCGCAGGCGCAGCTGGACGTGACGCAGGCCTACTACGATGCGTTGCTGGCCGATCGGTTGTTGACCATTTCCGATTCAACGCTGGTACAGGCCGAGCGCACCTTGCGACAGGTGCAGCTGACACGCAGCGTCGGGTCGACGTCTGAGTTCGAGTTGATCCGGGCACGCGTGACGCGCGACAATCAGCGGCCCGGCTGGCTGCAGGCGCGCACCGCGCGCGATCTCGCCTACGATGCGACTGCGCCAACCACTCAACCTCGACGCCGAACGGGCGGTCGCGCTCACCGACAGCATCGTTGA
- a CDS encoding TolC family protein, with protein sequence MRQAQEGAALDARSSTAKLTEAEASWRAGVGTAEQAQRAYEIAEVRFREGISTQLELSETRVQLQQALANRARAARDLQVARKRLELLRDLPLSSGFTPSTSSNP encoded by the coding sequence CTGCGACAGGCGCAGGAAGGTGCGGCGCTCGATGCCCGGTCGTCCACCGCGAAGCTGACCGAGGCGGAAGCCTCCTGGCGAGCCGGCGTGGGCACGGCCGAACAAGCGCAACGCGCGTACGAGATCGCGGAAGTGCGTTTCCGCGAAGGCATCTCCACGCAGTTGGAACTCTCTGAAACACGCGTCCAGTTGCAGCAGGCGTTGGCCAATCGCGCCCGGGCCGCGCGTGATCTGCAGGTGGCCCGCAAGCGACTCGAGTTGCTGCGCGATCTTCCATTGTCTTCCGGCTTCACTCCGTCAACCAGTTCGAATCCATGA